In Agromyces sp. G08B096, a genomic segment contains:
- a CDS encoding Gfo/Idh/MocA family oxidoreductase, with protein MTTDVTAPARTIRAGFVGGGFMAAVHSRAARAVGAALAGGASSSPSRSRDAAERLGLARGFDSLDDLLADADADLDVVHVCTPNATHADIVRAALEAGKHVICEKPLATDAATAAELADLAAERGLVAAVPFVYRFHPMAREARALVASGETGRLVSVQGAYLQDWLATPNDDDWRVDRALGGPSRAFADIGSHLVDLLEFTAGERVTRLNAVTRTVYGARATNTDIATEDLVAVVVELSGGAVGTLLVSQVAPGHKNGLVVELGGTAASVRFEQERPERLWVGRTSDSRLLERDAARLSPDAARLSIVPAGHPMGYQDAFNAFVADAYAAIAGERPDGLPTFADGVRAVRVTEAVLRSAASGEWTEVAA; from the coding sequence ATGACAACGGATGTCACCGCCCCGGCCCGCACGATCAGGGCCGGCTTCGTCGGGGGCGGCTTCATGGCCGCCGTGCACTCCCGGGCGGCTCGCGCGGTCGGCGCCGCACTCGCCGGGGGCGCGTCATCCTCGCCATCCCGCTCGCGCGACGCCGCCGAGCGGCTGGGTCTCGCGCGGGGCTTCGACTCGCTCGACGACCTGCTCGCCGATGCCGATGCCGACCTCGACGTCGTGCACGTGTGCACGCCGAACGCGACGCACGCCGACATCGTCCGCGCGGCGCTCGAGGCCGGCAAGCACGTGATCTGCGAGAAGCCGCTCGCGACCGACGCGGCCACCGCTGCTGAGCTCGCCGATCTCGCGGCGGAGCGCGGGCTCGTCGCCGCCGTCCCCTTCGTGTACCGCTTCCACCCCATGGCGCGCGAGGCCCGCGCCCTCGTCGCGAGCGGCGAGACCGGCCGCCTCGTCTCGGTTCAGGGCGCGTACCTCCAAGACTGGCTCGCGACGCCGAACGACGACGACTGGCGCGTCGACCGTGCGCTCGGGGGCCCGTCGCGAGCGTTCGCCGACATCGGCAGCCACCTCGTCGACCTGCTCGAGTTCACCGCCGGGGAGCGGGTGACCCGGCTGAACGCCGTGACCCGCACCGTGTACGGCGCGCGCGCCACGAACACCGACATCGCCACCGAAGACCTCGTCGCGGTGGTCGTCGAGCTCTCCGGCGGCGCGGTCGGCACCCTGCTCGTCTCCCAGGTCGCCCCCGGGCACAAGAACGGGCTCGTCGTGGAATTGGGCGGCACCGCCGCGAGCGTCCGGTTCGAGCAGGAGCGGCCCGAGCGGCTCTGGGTCGGCCGCACGAGCGACTCGCGCCTGCTCGAACGCGACGCTGCGCGGCTCTCGCCCGACGCCGCCCGGCTGTCCATCGTCCCGGCGGGGCATCCGATGGGCTACCAGGACGCCTTCAATGCCTTCGTCGCCGACGCCTACGCCGCCATCGCGGGCGAGCGCCCAGACGGGCTGCCCACCTTCGCCGACGGCGTCCGCGCCGTGCGCGTGACGGAGGCGGTGCTGCGATCCGCGGCATCCGGCGAGTGGACGGAGGTCGCGGCATGA
- a CDS encoding ROK family transcriptional regulator: MVDISRGSALGVSGASELFQLLRDGVPRTRASLAQSTGLARSTIAARVDELMRLGLVTPVADAASTGGRPPSQFALNPEARVVLAADLGASHATIAVTDLAGTVLAQHGERLDISDGPEAVLGWMVETGHQLIDRLGRDRHDLAAIGIGVPGPVEHDTGRPVNPPIMPGWDRFDVPGWVQQHLEVPVLVDNDVNIMALGERALAWPAVEHLVFVKVATGIGSGIISGGLLQRGAQGIAGDIGHVRVARGADVPCHCGNRGCLEALASGPAIARALREQGVAANSGGDVVDLVKRGDLDAIQAVRQAGRDIGEVLTACVSLVNPSVIAIGGSMARAGEHLIAGVREVVYTRSMPLATEHLAIVQSAAAENAAVLGASMLAIHHALSPEGIDQLAAR, encoded by the coding sequence ATGGTCGACATCAGCCGCGGATCGGCACTCGGCGTCTCGGGTGCGAGCGAGCTGTTCCAGCTCCTCCGCGACGGTGTGCCGCGCACGCGTGCCTCGCTCGCGCAGTCGACCGGGCTCGCCCGTTCCACCATCGCCGCGCGCGTCGACGAGCTCATGCGACTCGGGCTCGTGACGCCCGTGGCCGACGCGGCCTCCACGGGCGGTCGTCCACCGTCGCAGTTCGCGCTGAACCCAGAGGCGCGCGTCGTCCTCGCCGCCGACCTCGGCGCCTCGCACGCCACCATCGCCGTCACCGACCTCGCCGGCACGGTGCTCGCCCAGCACGGCGAGCGCCTCGACATCTCCGACGGCCCGGAAGCCGTGCTCGGCTGGATGGTCGAGACCGGCCACCAGCTCATCGACCGCCTCGGCCGCGACCGCCACGACCTCGCCGCCATCGGCATCGGCGTCCCCGGCCCGGTCGAACACGACACCGGCCGCCCCGTGAACCCGCCGATCATGCCCGGCTGGGACCGCTTCGACGTGCCCGGCTGGGTGCAGCAGCACCTCGAGGTGCCCGTGCTCGTCGACAACGACGTGAACATCATGGCGCTCGGCGAGCGCGCGCTGGCCTGGCCCGCCGTCGAGCACCTCGTCTTCGTGAAGGTCGCCACCGGCATCGGCTCGGGCATCATCTCGGGCGGGCTCCTCCAGCGCGGCGCGCAGGGCATCGCCGGCGACATCGGGCACGTGCGCGTCGCGCGCGGCGCCGACGTCCCGTGCCACTGCGGCAACCGCGGATGCCTCGAAGCGCTCGCCTCCGGGCCCGCGATCGCCAGGGCGCTCCGCGAGCAGGGCGTGGCCGCGAACTCCGGCGGCGACGTCGTCGACCTCGTCAAACGCGGCGACCTCGACGCCATCCAGGCCGTCCGCCAGGCCGGCCGCGACATCGGCGAGGTGCTCACCGCCTGTGTGAGCCTCGTGAACCCGTCGGTCATCGCGATCGGCGGTTCGATGGCGCGCGCGGGCGAGCACCTCATCGCGGGCGTCCGCGAGGTCGTGTACACCCGGTCGATGCCGCTCGCGACCGAGCACCTCGCGATCGTGCAGTCGGCCGCCGCCGAGAACGCCGCCGTGCTCGGCGCGAGCATGCTCGCCATCCATCACGCGCTCTCCCCCGAGGGCATCGACCAGCTCGCCGCCCGGTGA
- a CDS encoding YqaJ viral recombinase family protein, with protein MRARSRGVTATDAAKLSSRQAVRSAAWEKLHGSGGRSFGGSRYTDHGREREPVIAEWVRREHGIAPSSLLFHAESDRRHLATPDGLAVRGSSVELCEIKTTTRPWRGIPRGYLRQVWWQQYVLGAERTLVVWEQHDGFVPIGEPQCRWVDRDDDQIQILLGLADELLALIAPSAPPLTAPDGRDRTFYRPGPLA; from the coding sequence CTGCGGGCCCGCTCGCGCGGGGTCACCGCGACGGATGCCGCGAAGCTGTCGAGCCGGCAGGCCGTGCGCTCGGCGGCGTGGGAGAAGCTGCACGGCTCCGGCGGCCGCAGCTTCGGCGGCAGCCGGTACACCGACCACGGCCGCGAGCGCGAGCCGGTCATCGCCGAGTGGGTGCGTCGCGAGCACGGCATCGCGCCGTCGAGCCTGCTCTTCCACGCGGAGTCCGATCGCCGCCACCTCGCCACCCCCGACGGCCTCGCCGTCCGCGGCAGCAGCGTCGAGCTGTGCGAGATCAAGACGACCACGAGGCCGTGGCGGGGCATCCCTCGCGGGTATCTGCGACAGGTGTGGTGGCAGCAGTACGTGCTGGGCGCCGAGCGCACCCTCGTCGTCTGGGAGCAGCACGACGGCTTCGTGCCCATCGGCGAGCCGCAGTGCCGGTGGGTCGACCGCGACGACGACCAGATCCAGATCCTCCTCGGCCTCGCCGACGAGCTGCTCGCCCTCATCGCCCCGTCCGCGCCGCCGCTCACCGCACCCGACGGGCGCGATCGCACGTTCTACCGGCCGGGTCCGCTCGCGTGA
- a CDS encoding alpha/beta fold hydrolase, with the protein MTTLLLHGLGADRRQPLKLFSPVLAAIDGADGPVVAIDVRAHGTFHEVGTPADFALDRLAAEAAAATVAEVPRLIQAEDAPDDAALGPAPLTVIGISMGAAIALRLALDGLLPVDRAVFVRPSFDDRSLPPNLRAFPVIGERLHDAGADGAAEFRETNLYHEVERVSPAGAAGLLAQFTAPLAEERAMRLVEVPRNRAFSDDAELAGLAGRGIRSLVVGAPRDPVHPLATAERWAGALGVPLETVPARDDGLAAQTAAMRDAVGRWLALTARA; encoded by the coding sequence GTGACCACGCTGCTGCTGCACGGACTCGGCGCCGACCGGCGGCAGCCGCTGAAGCTCTTCAGTCCCGTGCTCGCGGCGATCGACGGCGCCGACGGCCCGGTGGTGGCGATCGACGTGCGCGCCCACGGCACGTTCCACGAGGTCGGCACGCCCGCGGACTTCGCGCTCGATCGGCTCGCCGCCGAGGCCGCGGCGGCGACCGTCGCCGAGGTGCCACGGCTCATCCAGGCCGAAGACGCTCCCGACGACGCGGCCCTCGGGCCGGCGCCGCTCACCGTCATCGGCATCTCCATGGGCGCCGCGATCGCCCTCCGCCTCGCCCTCGACGGCCTGCTGCCGGTCGACCGGGCGGTGTTCGTCCGCCCCTCGTTCGACGACCGCTCGCTGCCGCCGAACCTCAGGGCATTCCCCGTGATCGGCGAGCGCCTCCACGATGCGGGTGCCGACGGGGCCGCCGAGTTCCGCGAGACGAACCTCTACCACGAGGTCGAACGCGTCTCGCCGGCCGGCGCGGCGGGACTGCTCGCCCAGTTCACGGCGCCGCTCGCCGAGGAGCGGGCGATGCGGCTCGTCGAGGTCCCCCGGAATCGCGCCTTCTCCGACGACGCCGAGCTCGCAGGGCTCGCGGGGCGAGGCATCCGATCGCTCGTCGTCGGCGCGCCCCGCGACCCGGTGCATCCGCTCGCCACCGCCGAACGGTGGGCGGGCGCGCTCGGCGTACCGCTCGAGACGGTGCCGGCCCGCGACGACGGGCTCGCCGCGCAGACCGCCGCCATGCGCGATGCCGTCGGCCGCTGGCTCGCCCTCACAGCCCGCGCGTGA
- a CDS encoding capsular polysaccharide synthesis protein translates to MTADDLVSRLVAQVRRAKRYYAPTIDPIASARARLDAQQFVASSIEELRADASATMLDPATPGLDAEPLPVWSYWDGPRDEAPPLVRACLDQLERVHPDACILDATTVDEVAPIAPEAAAALADHPAQRSDLIRVTLLERYGGIWVDATAFAPEPLADRVAPLLDAGALYLRWPGNEVSNWFIAARRGNPLIALQRAALERWWRERGDLPDYFLYHRIFEALRTLDPDARRIARRMPKVSTIPSHLLQLAMLRPYDADEVRLILETALVQKLSYKYDPEAVPAGSVLDRLVTRGL, encoded by the coding sequence GTGACCGCGGACGACCTCGTCTCGCGCCTGGTCGCGCAGGTGCGGCGGGCGAAGCGGTACTACGCGCCGACCATCGATCCGATCGCGTCGGCTCGCGCGAGACTCGACGCCCAGCAGTTCGTCGCGTCCTCGATCGAGGAGCTGCGCGCGGATGCCTCGGCCACGATGCTCGACCCGGCGACGCCCGGCCTCGACGCGGAGCCCCTGCCCGTGTGGAGCTACTGGGACGGCCCGCGGGACGAGGCGCCGCCGCTCGTGCGCGCCTGCCTCGACCAGCTGGAACGCGTGCACCCCGACGCCTGCATCCTCGATGCGACGACGGTCGACGAGGTCGCCCCCATCGCTCCGGAGGCCGCCGCCGCGCTCGCCGATCATCCGGCGCAGCGCTCCGACCTCATCCGCGTGACGCTGCTCGAGCGCTACGGCGGCATCTGGGTCGATGCGACGGCCTTCGCCCCCGAGCCGCTCGCCGACCGCGTCGCGCCGCTGCTCGATGCCGGCGCCCTGTACCTCCGCTGGCCCGGCAACGAGGTGTCGAACTGGTTCATCGCCGCGCGGCGCGGCAACCCGCTCATCGCGCTGCAGCGCGCCGCGCTCGAGCGGTGGTGGCGCGAGCGCGGCGACCTGCCCGACTACTTCCTCTACCACCGGATCTTCGAGGCGCTCCGGACGCTCGACCCCGACGCGCGCCGCATCGCCCGCCGGATGCCGAAGGTCTCGACCATCCCGAGCCATCTGCTGCAGCTGGCGATGCTGCGGCCGTACGACGCCGACGAGGTCCGGCTCATCCTCGAGACCGCACTCGTGCAGAAGCTCAGCTACAAGTACGATCCCGAGGCCGTGCCCGCCGGCTCCGTGCTCGACCGGCTCGTCACGCGCGGGCTGTGA
- a CDS encoding Pr6Pr family membrane protein: MRQVAGVLRVAAAVLIVVAIVGQFVVSWSMVPDRAAFVVNFFSFFTILSNALAALTLLVGAWFSFTRAVEPDWFTIVRVCAATYMATTLVVYNLLLREISLDQATTVPWSNEILHVWGPILVVLDWLLAPGRNRVPWNRFWLIAAFPVAWAGYSLIRGALIGWYPYPFLNPAQEAGYGGVAVYVIAIAAFILLVGSAFVALSRLPVPGAPARAAVES, from the coding sequence GTGCGTCAGGTCGCCGGAGTGCTTCGCGTCGCCGCTGCAGTGCTCATCGTCGTCGCGATCGTCGGGCAGTTCGTCGTCAGCTGGTCGATGGTGCCCGACCGGGCCGCGTTCGTCGTGAACTTCTTCAGCTTCTTCACGATCCTCTCGAATGCGCTGGCGGCGCTCACGCTGCTGGTCGGCGCCTGGTTCTCGTTCACGCGCGCCGTCGAGCCCGACTGGTTCACGATCGTCCGGGTCTGCGCGGCGACGTACATGGCGACGACGCTCGTCGTGTACAACCTGCTGCTGCGGGAGATCTCGCTCGACCAGGCGACGACGGTGCCGTGGTCGAACGAGATCCTGCATGTCTGGGGGCCGATCCTCGTCGTCCTCGACTGGCTCCTCGCTCCCGGCCGCAACCGCGTCCCCTGGAACCGGTTCTGGCTGATCGCCGCGTTCCCCGTCGCCTGGGCCGGCTATTCGCTCATCCGCGGCGCCCTCATCGGCTGGTACCCGTACCCGTTCCTGAACCCCGCGCAGGAGGCCGGGTACGGCGGGGTCGCGGTGTACGTCATCGCCATCGCGGCGTTCATCCTGCTCGTCGGATCTGCCTTCGTCGCACTGAGCCGGCTGCCGGTCCCCGGCGCGCCGGCCCGCGCCGCCGTGGAGTCGTGA
- a CDS encoding helix-turn-helix domain-containing protein, which yields MLQYLLTEDDVGAVRFGISPLTELGLSLRAIADPSRFPLQLGWLRRTEAARERLDLEVLMALIDHRGWTPDFLNPRPSSPLTRIDDEFAGLLATSPDRFRADLEGVHGRVPDVLQGPTDRALERIVTALRSLWATCFEPYWPRMRAVLEADIVYRGRQVALSGLSEMLNGLTSRVVYEHGVLSIRLADPTPRLRPVGGEGLTLLPTMFTRRGSAPVGDGPPMILYPARGQGALWEAERTPNPAAVAAVLGDTRAGLVAALGEPASSTELAVRFGVTPSAVNQHLRVLRDAGLLTSTRYGRSVLYLRSELGTALLAGVPG from the coding sequence ATGTTGCAGTACCTGCTCACCGAGGACGACGTCGGCGCCGTCCGTTTCGGCATCTCGCCGCTGACCGAGCTGGGCCTCTCGCTCCGCGCCATCGCCGACCCGTCGCGGTTCCCGCTCCAGCTCGGCTGGCTCCGCCGCACCGAGGCCGCGCGCGAGCGTCTCGACCTCGAGGTGCTGATGGCCCTCATCGACCACCGCGGCTGGACGCCCGACTTCCTGAACCCGCGACCCTCCTCGCCGCTCACCCGCATCGACGACGAGTTCGCGGGTCTCCTCGCCACCTCGCCCGACCGGTTCCGGGCCGACCTCGAGGGCGTGCACGGCCGCGTCCCCGACGTGCTGCAGGGCCCGACCGACCGTGCGCTGGAGCGCATCGTCACGGCGCTCCGGAGCCTGTGGGCCACGTGCTTCGAGCCGTACTGGCCGCGCATGCGCGCGGTGCTCGAGGCCGACATCGTCTACCGGGGGCGGCAGGTCGCCCTGTCCGGACTCTCCGAGATGCTGAACGGCCTGACCTCGCGGGTGGTCTACGAGCACGGCGTGCTGAGCATCCGGCTCGCCGATCCGACGCCCCGGCTGCGGCCTGTCGGTGGCGAGGGGCTCACGCTCCTGCCCACGATGTTCACGCGACGCGGTTCCGCGCCGGTGGGCGATGGGCCGCCGATGATCCTGTACCCGGCGCGCGGGCAGGGTGCGCTCTGGGAGGCCGAGCGTACGCCGAACCCGGCCGCGGTCGCGGCGGTGCTGGGCGACACCAGGGCGGGGCTCGTCGCCGCTCTCGGCGAACCCGCCTCGTCGACCGAGCTCGCCGTACGGTTCGGGGTGACGCCCTCGGCCGTGAACCAGCACTTGCGCGTGCTGCGCGACGCGGGCCTGCTCACCTCGACGAGGTATGGCCGCAGCGTGCTCTATCTGCGTTCTGAGCTCGGCACCGCGCTGCTGGCCGGCGTGCCGGGCTGA
- a CDS encoding MFS transporter, producing MTTRTAPADPSPDTGSVPAPRPTLAARVAASVADPVLRILVTATLISRVGRGIFLTVTVLYFTLIVGLPAHEVAIVLSASSAVGIVASLAGGWLSDRWSARRLLLIFTALEGLGLLGYALADDFAAALIVGMVVGGFGQAANSGRMAIIARAFEGEPRVQARAVLRTVTNAAIAVGSGIGAIALAIGTAEAYRILLVLAGLAYLAGLLRLVRLPKSVDAVPPREHEPVLTATGSTDVLATKRQARRTLRAHSPWRDPRYLLLTLCSAVFGMQFGVGELAVPLWIAQDTAAPEVLVSVVLILNTVVVILFQVPLSRGTHDPRRAGRVSAIAAWLMAAACLVYAAAAGLPAWVAAVVIVSAALAHAFAEVLSQAGGWGLSFELADPVQAGTYQGVFGMGYSVGAMCAPLVVAATTEQLGGAGWGILAVVFLVSGLGTWAIARWSARTAAAAA from the coding sequence GTGACCACCCGCACCGCCCCCGCCGATCCCTCCCCCGACACCGGGTCGGTTCCCGCCCCCCGCCCCACGCTCGCCGCCCGAGTCGCGGCATCCGTCGCCGACCCGGTGCTGCGCATCCTCGTCACGGCGACCCTCATCAGCCGCGTCGGCCGGGGCATCTTCCTCACGGTCACGGTGCTCTACTTCACGCTCATCGTCGGCCTGCCCGCCCACGAGGTCGCGATCGTGCTGTCGGCCTCGAGCGCGGTCGGCATCGTCGCCTCGCTCGCGGGCGGCTGGCTCTCCGACCGCTGGAGCGCCAGGCGGCTGCTGCTGATCTTCACCGCGCTCGAAGGCCTCGGCCTGCTCGGGTACGCACTCGCGGACGACTTTGCGGCGGCCCTCATCGTGGGCATGGTCGTCGGCGGCTTCGGACAGGCGGCGAACTCCGGTCGTATGGCGATCATCGCGCGCGCCTTCGAGGGCGAGCCGCGGGTGCAGGCGCGCGCCGTGCTCCGCACCGTGACGAACGCCGCCATCGCCGTGGGCAGCGGCATCGGCGCGATCGCGCTCGCGATCGGCACCGCCGAGGCGTACCGGATCCTCCTCGTCCTCGCGGGCCTCGCCTACCTCGCTGGCCTGCTCCGTCTCGTTCGGCTGCCCAAATCGGTCGACGCCGTGCCGCCGCGCGAGCACGAGCCCGTGCTCACCGCCACCGGGTCGACCGACGTGCTCGCGACGAAGCGGCAGGCCAGGCGCACGCTGCGCGCCCACTCCCCGTGGCGGGACCCGCGCTACCTGCTGCTGACGCTCTGCAGCGCCGTCTTCGGCATGCAGTTCGGGGTCGGCGAGCTCGCCGTGCCGCTGTGGATCGCGCAGGACACCGCGGCGCCGGAGGTCCTCGTCTCCGTCGTGCTCATCCTCAACACGGTCGTCGTGATCCTCTTCCAGGTGCCCCTGTCGCGCGGCACGCACGACCCGCGGCGCGCCGGGCGGGTCTCGGCGATCGCGGCCTGGCTGATGGCGGCCGCCTGCCTCGTGTACGCCGCGGCCGCCGGACTGCCCGCCTGGGTCGCCGCCGTCGTGATCGTCAGCGCCGCCCTCGCCCACGCGTTCGCCGAGGTGCTCTCGCAGGCCGGCGGCTGGGGCCTCAGCTTCGAGCTCGCCGACCCCGTCCAGGCGGGCACCTACCAGGGCGTCTTCGGTATGGGGTACTCGGTCGGCGCGATGTGCGCACCGCTCGTGGTCGCGGCCACGACGGAGCAGCTCGGGGGCGCCGGGTGGGGCATCCTCGCGGTGGTGTTCCTCGTCTCGGGGCTCGGCACCTGGGCGATCGCCCGGTGGTCCGCGCGGACGGCGGCGGCCGCGGCCTGA
- a CDS encoding protein phosphatase 2C domain-containing protein, which yields MSEASAVPVTLAVGARTDTGRKRAGNEDSYLAVAPAFVVADGMGGHDAGDRASVAVVAAFRSKVPEGPRTSIDAVRTALALADTEVSRLAASTARGAGSTVAGVALIEHEGLPCWLVFNVGDSRVYRQLGTDLQQITVDHSLGQELVDGGSLRPDQLRDFAQRNVITRAIGAADSAADSWLLPVTTGERLLICSDGLTGEVSDEAIRATLTMTGRAESAADALVKRALDAGGRDNVTVVVIDVVAGGSPAVGEEPTGERLGAPSTESTIDATTLPVRVVR from the coding sequence CGAGGACTCCTACCTGGCGGTCGCCCCGGCGTTCGTCGTCGCCGACGGGATGGGCGGTCACGACGCCGGCGATCGGGCGAGTGTAGCCGTGGTCGCCGCCTTCCGCTCCAAGGTGCCGGAGGGGCCACGCACGAGCATCGACGCGGTGCGCACGGCGCTCGCCCTCGCCGACACGGAGGTGTCCCGGCTCGCGGCGAGCACCGCGCGCGGGGCCGGGTCGACGGTCGCGGGCGTCGCCCTGATCGAGCACGAGGGACTGCCCTGCTGGCTCGTCTTCAACGTCGGCGACTCGCGCGTGTACCGGCAGCTCGGCACCGACTTGCAGCAGATCACGGTCGACCACAGCCTCGGCCAGGAGCTCGTCGACGGAGGGTCGCTCCGGCCCGACCAGCTGCGCGACTTCGCGCAGCGCAATGTCATCACGCGGGCGATCGGCGCCGCCGACAGCGCCGCCGACAGCTGGCTGCTGCCCGTGACGACCGGGGAGCGCCTGCTCATCTGCTCCGACGGGCTCACCGGGGAAGTGTCCGACGAGGCGATCCGGGCCACCCTGACCATGACCGGGCGGGCCGAGTCCGCCGCCGATGCGCTCGTCAAGCGGGCGCTCGACGCGGGCGGGCGCGACAACGTGACCGTCGTCGTGATCGACGTCGTCGCGGGCGGGAGCCCGGCGGTCGGCGAGGAGCCGACGGGCGAGCGGCTCGGTGCCCCGTCGACGGAGTCCACGATCGACGCCACGACGCTGCCCGTCCGGGTCGTGCGATGA